Part of the Lampris incognitus isolate fLamInc1 chromosome 1, fLamInc1.hap2, whole genome shotgun sequence genome is shown below.
cCTTTTTCacttcttccatatataagttggccactataggtgagactggggaacccagagcacaaccatgcctctgcctatagtactgctccTCGTATGTGAAgacatttataagggtgggtatacctgcagtcagttgagactgaacaggtcacttagatgagtgatgaaatgtttctctctcaataaacgttagtccagatgaactgattcaactttctttgattttcttacctggcttgagaatgcataaagacacttaagTTCTGACAGGGCAATGTCTGACTGGGTATAAAGGCAAGGGCAATATTACCTTTTTATGAAAGCCCAGACCATCTGCCTACCTCATATCCATCTTGCCAGGCGGGCCCATTCCTCTTCCACCTCTGCCACCCATCCGGTCCATAGGTGGTCCTCCCCGACCTGCTCCACGAAATCCACCTCTGTCCATTCCACCTCGCCCTCCTCTGAATCCACCGCCACGGTCTCCTCCCCAGCCTCCACGGAAACCAGGGCCACCTGGCCCTCCAGATCCACCTGGTCCACCACGGTCCATGCCTCTGCCGCCACGCATTCCCATACCACCTCTGCCTCGGTCCCCGCCTGAAAATGAAACAATGCTCACATGTAATCTACATCAACACTGATTAATCAGAAGAATGCACCATTATGGTTTGTAAGGCTAGTGCATAGTGTTTGATGCTTCTAATGtacaataaagtttttttttttgcatcaaggACTAGGCCAAGCAGACAAAATACAAAATGTTGTGTTCATACCTGCAGGTGGAAATGGAGGGCCACCACCTAGACCTTCTGGTTTGGGAGCTTTGCACTGGTTGCACTCCATCCTCCAGGCAAAGTTTTGGTTGCTACAACCACTAAAACATAACCAATTTGATAAGTATTAAAAACCAATGTTTCTTCTAGCAAATACATCTAGGCTAGAGTATCACATAGTAATACATACGGGTTAGGACACTCCCAGTCCCCGGCTCTCTGCTGCATATTTCCTCCAGAAGGTCCTCCTCGACCCATTCCACGTGGGCCACCTCTTGGAACAAATCCTCCACGCTCTCCTCCACGGCCCATCATACCTgggggggaaaataaataaaaatagaggTAGTACAGCCAATCACATTGGGTTCAGTTTGTGTTAAATGGACATAATGTTACCATTTACCTCCACGTCCCATCATGCCATCTCGCATGGGCATGCCACCTCTCATCCCTCCCATCATTGGTTTGCGACGCGCCATTGACACCTTCAGCCTTCGTCCTTGGAACTCCTTgccttatgaaaaaaaaaagggggggggggattaagttTCCAATAGAAATTTGCTAATTAACAACTTGGGACAGATTAGCACTGGTGTAAATTATCTGCACTGTTTAAATTattgaaaattttaaaaaatatttattcACAATTTAATGCACTCTGAAACAAGTCAGTATAACCTACCATCAAAATGCTCCACAGCTGCTTTGGCAGTGAATGGTTCCTCATAGGATAGGGTAGCATCTCCTTTGGGTTTCCCTGAATCCTTGTCTGTGTAAATGTTGATAGCAGCCTGACCCAATCTCCGGTTCGTCTGAAAATATTTAAGACATGTATACACATACTGTTGTGTTCTCTTTATCCGTTTTTGTCACCTTTCTGAAAGCTTAAAGAGCTTACCCTGATTGTTCCGACATGTTTAAAGAAATCTGCCATCTCTTCCAGGGTGGCATTCTCAGTCAGCCCTGTGATGTAGATTGTGCTGTTCTCAGAGTCATCCTGCTCTTCGGGGCGTCCTGGGAAATACAATGTAAGCTGAAGTTCCACTCCGACAAAACTGTGTGGTTCTACCATTTCTATATTTAACTGGAAATGTTTGAACGAAATTTGTCCACTTTTTGAGATtttcttttctccctttttcctccccaattgtatctggccaattaccccactcttccgagctgtcccggtcgctactccacctcctctgctgatccaaggagggctgcagactaccatgtctcctccgatacacgtggagtcgccagccacttcttttcacttgacagtgaggcgttttgccagggggacgtaacgtagcgcatgggaggatcacgctcttccccgcccagttctccctcccctccccgaacaggcgcccccgaccaaccagacgaggaacttgtgcagcgaccaggacacatacccacatcccgcttcccaccgatagacacgaccaattgtgtctgtatggatgcccgaccaagctagcggtaacacaggaattcgatccgacgatccccgtgttggcaatggaatagaccaccacgctacctggacacccaaaaTTTGTGCACTTCTTGCAAGAAATTTGTAGCAATTCTACAGCTGTGTTAAAATGAGTATCTCGAATACTCACCCATTTCACGCTCTCCTTCGCTGCTCAGTGGTCCTGCAGTCAGTCAAGCCGGGGGAaagacagaaggggggggggggagtcagttTCTGCAGCAAGCCACCACTACTCCTGAGGAGCTTTATAAGAGATAATCCAGACACTCCTTACAGACGCTGTCAGCCATATTGGAAAGTTGAAAATGGTACCTTATGGTAGACCACATTTCCTTCTCAAGTGGTATATTGATCGTTTGGAAAATAAAATACCTCAAGACCCTTCTGCAAATAATTGTGTGCCATTTGAGAAGCCTTTAAGACCAGATATAAATCCTCAAAAAACCCCAAGAATTCAGTCCATGAGATTAAGGCAATCAAAACAGACACACATTTGTTGCCAGCAGTAATTTGTCATTAACCTGTCAAAAACTGTTGTTGTGAAACCATAAGCAGTGGCTGTTGAAAATAAACCAAGTAccccagaaagaaaaaaaaaatggtctCAGGCATCCAAAAAGAATCCCTTCTAAttttttcagatggtttgtttgtgtaaataaaaaaaatgagtACCACAATGTAGCACATCAATATTCGGAACATATTTGTTCAAAAAAAAATTTAAGGTTTGGAATGGACTAACCAGTGTAATACTCGTTAACTTACCACCGGGCTTACTGAAGCCACCTCTGTCTCCAGCGCTGCTATGGGGGAATAAATGGAGATATGAAGGCGATATCCCTTTTACAGCCACTTCCACACCTTGAACAAAGTGGCTTGATTGAGGGAGTAATGAACAGTTCTAACTAAGCCTGGCAGCAATTAGgaactccccaaaaaaaaaaatgtacaatcCAATCTATGGGGAAAATTGTTACCAACTATGTAATTTCTTTGCCAAGTGACTACAATTTCATTAACATTGTTCAGTAGTGAATACAGAATAATAGTTATACTTATGACTAACAAATTTTTCATTACCAGTGGAAAACACGACAAAAACCCAGACATTTGTACAAAAAGGAAAACATTTCAGATGCATTGATTTCATAACTACTACCTAGCAAAAAGTCAACTCATGACAATTTTGCAGATAAAGTTCAAAACAAAGTTTACATCTTAAGCAGATTAAGTATACAAGAGTTTTAAATCTACAATGCATCTGAAATTTCACAAAATAATCAGGTGATCATATTCACCCTTTCAATGCGAAAAGAAAATCTAACAATTGTACattatttatgaaaaaaaaatctaattctaTTTGACCTTATTACAGCGTTTACTGAGGTTAGGAAAAAAATTAAGAACAACAACTTGGTCAATATATTTGCCCATCAtgcttaaaaaacaaaaacaaacaaaacaccatCCTCAGTTCTTGGAATAAAGAAGACCCCGAATCTTTGTTAAAGATCCCCTCCTGCTGCTTAAGCTTCCGGCACTGTACTGAGTACAGGTACTTTTTACAGTATAGATGGTTTTTAATGGCTCTCACTGTTACCTGTACGGtataaatgtgacaaagcatGTTAAAAAGTGCTCAAAAGAATGTGATCAAACATTTGTATTCCAAACCACAAAAACAAACATCTTAAAAATTACGACACATTATTAGACAACCATATCCCCGTTTCCCAGACCCCTCATTCCTGTGCCATAGTTTTAGAGATACTATGTGGTTGTGTGTAAATTTACCTTGATGTGAGGCATGGTAGTGGGACGTATGCTTGGTAGTACTTCATGCGATTTTCCCTATAATTATGATCACCCGATAATGCTATACTTACGAGCATCACCCGACACAAAGTTGGTGGTTAGATTCCCTTCTACCAAAAACTTAGGAACCCAAATGACGCATGATACCAATTAAAAGTGTAACTCAATGGTAAACCTTTTTTAAATAAATGACCAGGTTTAACAAGTTGTGCTTCTTAAAATGGGAATACTCGTTTTAGAATAAATTAGTTTACATATACTAACCCTTTGACCAAAATTTAACATAAAATGCTCTCCTAAAGGCAGATCCCACAAAAAAAGACTTATCTGTGATATCATGAAGATTATGACCTGAAGCGGCTCTGTTGAAAATAAATGGGAGATCTGTGGATTCAATGTCTTTTTAGCTTTCAACCCATCACATTTAGAGAAGTGATGAAGCCTCTGTCAAcccaaaggagagggggaaaaaaaagttctcAAATCCCCAATGGTTCTCTCAACACTATCCTTTCCAATTTTTCTTAAAAAAATCATCTCATGTATGGCTGTTCCCAACTCAGGCATCGATTTCAGTTCATCTCAATTCTGTTTATGAAGGACAGTACAAAAACACTAACACAAACAAAACTGTCCCAAGGCATATGAAAAACAAAGTACCAAGATTATCAGTCATTTCCCATTTAAACTTATGAAATTGATGGAACGAACGGATTttgaaacaattttttttaataaacaccATTTTAGCAAGTGTCACCAAAATCTACAAGGCCCCAAGAAAATAGTTATCTTTCAGGATCCTGTCTAGTATTGATTGTGTTCATAGCTGATGCACAACGAAAGAATGCCATTTGACCGAATCTAGTTTAAACTCCTGTTGTTTTCTGTGCCTCTCAAAAGTCCATTACGGGATTATTATTTTTCTCTAGGGCATTACCATGCaataacattgtttttgttcttttttacaACTGAACTTGCAAGTAAAGCATCAATCAATCAGGTAAATTAACAACAAATTCTTGGTGACAATGATGGCCTGGCAAAACTGCAAATTGAAAACTCTGAAAACTCTGCAATGTGAACAACTGCCAAGTGCTTTCATGTAACAAATTTGCAAAGCTGAAATAGTACATCTTCAACTTCAAATGAGACCCAAATATTAATGAGCTGGCTGAACTTTTAAATGCGCTTAAATCCCTTTTGCCAGACAGTTATTTCATGTTAAATGTGTGCTTTGCATATCGAAAATGAAGCATTTAAGTTGTATGCCTCCCAGGAGACCCATGATCATAAAAACTTTTGAATGTTTGGGTTGGTGGTATGTGCAAGTGTTTCAGCCTCCCTTAAAATCATGAGCCACTCAAAGTAATGTGACTAATGAACCACAGTAAGTCAAACTTAAGATTTAAGCAGGCACTGCTGAGGTAGAATGGTACCAGGGTTACTACCGTTTAGTACTTTCAATTAAAAAAGCCACTTTAATTTGGAGAATGAATGATTTTAATCATTACCCAATGTTTATGACCATAGACCAATCGTGATATATGAACTCCCTAAAATATCATTTACTTACAGAATTGTAccattattttttattattattaaacactAAATATGCTTTAGTGTAACAAGGGATGTACAACTAAAACGTTATTATTCGCACAGGTTTTTGTTTAATTACAAAAATTAGAACACTATTGTCTTACCTTTGGCCATTTAAGAGGCAGAGCTGGGAGACACTAGATGAATATCTTTGACAATAAGTAGCCTCATACTTATAGCGCAAGATACATTTTTTTAGCTGCTAGTATCTTCTCAGGAACTACTCAAAACATGTACTGTAACATGTACCGTCTCAGCCCTGCCCTACCTGGCCACAGCACCTGGAGGGAAAATAAATGAGGATTAATGGGGAGGAGAGGAACTTACCCCATACCACGGCCCATGCTGCGCCCGCGATGCATCATTCCACCACGGTCAAAGCCATCTCTCCCAGGCCCTCTGCTTTCTCCTGCCCCCGGGTACCTTGCAGGATCTGAGCTTGGGTAGCCAGAACTGCCACTTTGGCCATCCTGTCTGTAGCTACCTACAGCGAATTTAGTTTCATTAAAATACTGTATACTGGTGTACACTCATAATTTATAATTTCATAAAATTAGACTGCACTGAGAGACAAAGAACCAAGAACCAAGACATGGTCAAAGGCCAATACTGTAGGCTTACTGTAATGGTTGGACTGGCTGTAACTTGGAGGTCCACTCTGTTGGCCATATTGGCTGGGTGGAGGTTGTCCGTAGGAACCTGAGGTTTGTGGAGGGTAGGCAGAGGGAGGaccctgttgctgctgctgttggggCTGCTGTTGGTAGCCGCTTTGCTGCTGAGCGTATGCTCCCTGCTGAGTCTGGTAACCCGCCTGCTGCTGGCCATATGCTGCTGGTTGGGAATAGCTGCTCTGACTGTAACTAGTTGGTTGACTGTTGGCACTGTAGCTGAAAGAAAGACAATAATAAGCAAAAATGATtgaactacactaccgttcaaaagtttgggatcacccaaacaatttcgtgttttccatgaaaagtcacacttattcaccaccatatgttgtgaaatgaatagaaaatagagtcaagacattgacaaggttagaaataatgatttttatttgaaataagattttttttacatcaaactttgctttcgttaaagaatcctccatttgcagcaattacagcattgcagacctttggcattctagctgttaatttgttgaggtaatctggagaaattgcaccccacgcttccagaagcagctcccacaagttggattggttggatgggcacttctttgagcagattgagtttctggagcatcacatttgtggggtcaattaaacgctcaaaatggccagaaaaagagaactttcatctgaaactcgacagtctattcttgttcttagaaatgaaggctattccatgcgagaaattgctaagaaattgaagatttcctacaccggtgtgtactactcccttcagaggacagcacaaacaggctctaacaggtactatttaatgaagatgccagttggggacctgtgaggcgtctgtttctcaaactagagactctaatgtacttatcttcttgctcagtt
Proteins encoded:
- the ewsr1b gene encoding EWS RNA-binding protein 1b isoform X2; amino-acid sequence: MASAPDYSSYGQTTAQQGYGSYAAQPAQGYGQSAQGYSQQSYGSYAQPAAAETGYSQAAPAAGAYAQQQQQYGSSYGQPASAGYPAAQSSAHGYSQSAQGYGASGYESTPAAAAAAAAAAAPAASQSYGSQPGYTAQSAYPGYSQQAAPAAPQSYSANSQPTSYSQSSYSQPAAYGQQQAGYQTQQGAYAQQQSGYQQQPQQQQQQGPPSAYPPQTSGSYGQPPPSQYGQQSGPPSYSQSNHYSSYRQDGQSGSSGYPSSDPARYPGAGESRGPGRDGFDRGGMMHRGRSMGRGMGSAGDRGGFSKPGGPLSSEGEREMGRPEEQDDSENSTIYITGLTENATLEEMADFFKHVGTIRTNRRLGQAAINIYTDKDSGKPKGDATLSYEEPFTAKAAVEHFDGKEFQGRRLKVSMARRKPMMGGMRGGMPMRDGMMGRGGMMGRGGERGGFVPRGGPRGMGRGGPSGGNMQQRAGDWECPNPGCSNQNFAWRMECNQCKAPKPEGLGGGPPFPPAGGDRGRGGMGMRGGRGMDRGGPGGSGGPGGPGFRGGWGGDRGGGFRGGRGGMDRGGFRGAGRGGPPMDRMGGRGGRGMGPPGKMDMRDHRQERRDRPY
- the ewsr1b gene encoding EWS RNA-binding protein 1b isoform X4 codes for the protein MASAPDYSSYGQTTAQQGYGSYAAQPAQGYGQSAQQGYSQQSYGSYAQPAAAETGYSQAAPAAGAYAQQQQQYGSSYGQPASAGYPAAQSSAHGYSQSAQGYGASGYESTPAAAAAAAAAAAPAASQSYGSQPGYTAQSAYPGYSQQAAPAAPQSANSQPTSYSQSSYSQPAAYGQQQAGYQTQQGAYAQQQSGYQQQPQQQQQQGPPSAYPPQTSGSYGQPPPSQYGQQSGPPSYSQSNHYSSYRQDGQSGSSGYPSSDPARYPGAGESRGPGRDGFDRGGMMHRGRSMGRGMGSAGDRGGFSKPGGPLSSEGEREMGRPEEQDDSENSTIYITGLTENATLEEMADFFKHVGTIRTNRRLGQAAINIYTDKDSGKPKGDATLSYEEPFTAKAAVEHFDGKEFQGRRLKVSMARRKPMMGGMRGGMPMRDGMMGRGGMMGRGGERGGFVPRGGPRGMGRGGPSGGNMQQRAGDWECPNPGCSNQNFAWRMECNQCKAPKPEGLGGGPPFPPAGGDRGRGGMGMRGGRGMDRGGPGGSGGPGGPGFRGGWGGDRGGGFRGGRGGMDRGGFRGAGRGGPPMDRMGGRGGRGMGPPGKMDMRDHRQERRDRPY
- the ewsr1b gene encoding EWS RNA-binding protein 1b isoform X3 — protein: MASAPDYSSYGQTTAQQGYGSYAAQPAQGYGQSAQQGYSQQSYGSYAQPAAAETGYSQAAPAAGAYAQQQQQYGSSYGQPASAGYPAAQSSAHGYSQSAQGYGASGYESTPAAAAAAAAAAAPAASQSYGSQPGYTAQSAYPGYSQQAAPAAPQSYSANSQPTSYSQSSYSQPAAYGQQQAGYQTQQGAYAQQQSGYQQQPQQQQQQGPPSAYPPQTSGSYGQPPPSQYGQQSGPPSYSQSNHYSSYRQDGQSGSSGYPSSDPARYPGAGESRGPGRDGFDRGGMMHRGRSMGRGMGAGDRGGFSKPGGPLSSEGEREMGRPEEQDDSENSTIYITGLTENATLEEMADFFKHVGTIRTNRRLGQAAINIYTDKDSGKPKGDATLSYEEPFTAKAAVEHFDGKEFQGRRLKVSMARRKPMMGGMRGGMPMRDGMMGRGGMMGRGGERGGFVPRGGPRGMGRGGPSGGNMQQRAGDWECPNPGCSNQNFAWRMECNQCKAPKPEGLGGGPPFPPAGGDRGRGGMGMRGGRGMDRGGPGGSGGPGGPGFRGGWGGDRGGGFRGGRGGMDRGGFRGAGRGGPPMDRMGGRGGRGMGPPGKMDMRDHRQERRDRPY
- the ewsr1b gene encoding EWS RNA-binding protein 1b isoform X1; its protein translation is MASAPDYSSYGQTTAQQGYGSYAAQPAQGYGQSAQQGYSQQSYGSYAQPAAAETGYSQAAPAAGAYAQQQQQYGSSYGQPASAGYPAAQSSAHGYSQSAQGYGASGYESTPAAAAAAAAAAAPAASQSYGSQPGYTAQSAYPGYSQQAAPAAPQSYSANSQPTSYSQSSYSQPAAYGQQQAGYQTQQGAYAQQQSGYQQQPQQQQQQGPPSAYPPQTSGSYGQPPPSQYGQQSGPPSYSQSNHYSSYRQDGQSGSSGYPSSDPARYPGAGESRGPGRDGFDRGGMMHRGRSMGRGMGSAGDRGGFSKPGGPLSSEGEREMGRPEEQDDSENSTIYITGLTENATLEEMADFFKHVGTIRTNRRLGQAAINIYTDKDSGKPKGDATLSYEEPFTAKAAVEHFDGKEFQGRRLKVSMARRKPMMGGMRGGMPMRDGMMGRGGMMGRGGERGGFVPRGGPRGMGRGGPSGGNMQQRAGDWECPNPGCSNQNFAWRMECNQCKAPKPEGLGGGPPFPPAGGDRGRGGMGMRGGRGMDRGGPGGSGGPGGPGFRGGWGGDRGGGFRGGRGGMDRGGFRGAGRGGPPMDRMGGRGGRGMGPPGKMDMRDHRQERRDRPY